The proteins below come from a single Cricetulus griseus strain 17A/GY chromosome 6, alternate assembly CriGri-PICRH-1.0, whole genome shotgun sequence genomic window:
- the LOC100756484 gene encoding olfactory receptor 4F6 yields the protein MNEANSSEVSEFIFLGLSVYRSTQYFLFAFSTLSYATIFLGNLSVALTVIFDSHLHSPMYFLLANLSFVDLCFSTSTVPKLIFDLYSSHNTISFQGCIFQMFFLHVMGGCEMMLLVAMAWDRYVAICKPLHYLTIMSPRTCLLLLIGSWIIGLIHSVGQLAFVIHLPFCGSNEIDSFYCDLPRFIKLACIDTYKMEFLVTADSGLISVTTFFLLIFSYIFILFTVWKQSLGSLSKALSTLSAHISVVVLFFGPCIFMYLWPFATVPVDKFLAILDFLITPILNPAIYTLRNKDMKVAMKKLSKQLLRSKSIC from the coding sequence ATGAATGAAGCAAATTCCTCTGAAGTATCTGAGTTTATATTCCTGGGATTATCAGTCTACAGATCAACACAATATTTCCTCTTTGCATTTTCTACACTATCATATGCTACAATTTTTCTAGGAAATCTCTCAGTTGCGCTTACAGTTATCTTTGACTCTCATTTACATTCACCCATGTACTTCCTTCTAGCTAATCTTTCATTTGTTGACTTATGTTTTTCTACCTCAACTGTTCCTAAATTGATTTTTGATCTGTACTCCAGCCATAATACCATCTCATTCCAGGGCTGTATCTTCCAGATGTTTTTCCTTCATGTCATGGGGGGATGTGAGATGATGTTGTTGGTAGCCATGGCCTGGGACAGATATGTGGCCATATGTAAACCCCTCCACTACCTGACTATCATGAGTCCACGGACATGCCTTttgcttctgattggttcctggaTTATTGGTCTCATTCACTCAGTGGGTCAATTAGCTTTTGTTATCCATTTGCCTTTTTGTGGTTCTAATGAGATAGATAGTTTTTATTGTGACCTTCCTAGGTTCATCAAACTGGCTTGCATAGATACCTACAAAATGGAGTTCTTGGTTACTGCTGACAGTGGATTAATTTCTGTCACTACCTtcttcttgttgattttctcctacATTTTCATACTGTTCACTGTATGGAAACAGTCCTTGGGCAGTTTGTCAAAGGCCCTCTCTACTCTTTCTGCTCACATCTCTGTGGTGGTTTTGTTCTTTGGACCATGCATCTTCATGTACTTGTGGCCATTTGCGACTGTACCAGTGGATAAGTTTCTTGCCATTCTGGACTTCTTGATTACACCCATCCTGAACCCTGCTATTTATACTCTGAGGAACAAAGACATGAAGGTAGCAATGAAGAAACTGAGTAAACAGCTCCTGAGAAGCAAAAGTATCTGCTAA